Proteins from a genomic interval of Candidatus Gracilibacteria bacterium:
- a CDS encoding MFS transporter has protein sequence MPNIHSKITPSSLPIRRATFLISAQKFLAQAILFYWGIYFTNIGLSGAQQGILFAIFPIVTLLVVVPIGFLNDRIPSKYLSALGFILLASDFIGFAVFNNFQIFILVSILGGIGTNLITLSVDSFFYKNSNREKSKEIGSYVGTFLLASGLGTFTGGTMLQFLTFQTWLYTLSGVTLLMALFCLTLPKNIIFKEKIKAYKNDLWNFRVVAFILVIFLWAFHFGAENTSYGLFLRENLHLSYQVMGLYTGLAIMTMYGWSRYASVLIHHGMSVTKILTIGLIAAAIGQLIMTIPSLPISFLGRLIHEGGDAFGFVFLYHGVRKLFPQERVGGSAGIMRFSDASGAMLGAFLFAPLGSTYGNSYVFWVSSGLIVLALPFVYFLRKDLKH, from the coding sequence ATGCCCAATATTCACTCCAAAATCACACCATCTTCACTCCCAATCCGTCGCGCCACCTTCCTCATCAGCGCACAAAAATTCCTGGCCCAAGCCATCCTTTTTTACTGGGGCATTTATTTCACGAACATCGGCCTTTCCGGCGCTCAGCAAGGCATTCTTTTCGCCATTTTCCCTATTGTGACCCTTCTCGTGGTCGTGCCCATCGGATTTCTCAATGACCGCATCCCCTCCAAATATTTAAGCGCCCTGGGCTTCATCCTCCTGGCCAGCGATTTTATCGGATTCGCGGTCTTCAACAATTTCCAAATTTTCATCTTGGTCTCAATCTTGGGAGGCATCGGGACCAACCTAATCACCTTGTCGGTCGACAGTTTTTTCTACAAAAACAGCAACCGCGAAAAAAGCAAAGAAATCGGGTCTTATGTTGGAACATTCCTTCTCGCCTCGGGATTGGGAACATTCACCGGGGGCACGATGTTGCAATTTCTCACTTTTCAAACATGGCTCTACACCCTCTCGGGCGTGACCCTTCTCATGGCATTATTTTGCCTAACGCTTCCCAAAAACATCATTTTCAAAGAAAAAATAAAAGCCTACAAAAACGACCTTTGGAATTTTCGAGTGGTGGCGTTCATCCTAGTCATCTTTTTATGGGCATTCCATTTTGGCGCGGAAAATACTTCATACGGCCTCTTTTTACGTGAAAATTTACACCTCTCCTATCAAGTCATGGGGCTATACACCGGACTCGCGATCATGACCATGTACGGATGGAGCCGGTACGCAAGCGTGCTCATTCATCACGGCATGTCTGTCACAAAAATATTAACCATCGGGCTGATCGCTGCAGCCATAGGCCAACTCATCATGACAATCCCCTCTCTTCCCATTTCCTTCCTGGGGCGACTCATTCATGAAGGAGGCGACGCATTTGGATTCGTTTTTTTGTATCATGGCGTTCGCAAACTCTTCCCGCAAGAACGAGTGGGAGGAAGCGCGGGAATAATGCGATTTTCAGACGCAAGCGGCGCTATGTTGGGAGCATTTCTTTTTGCTCCCTTGGGTTCAACCTATGGCAATTCTTATGTTTTTTGGGTCAGTTCGGGACTGATTGTACTTGCCCTGCCTTTTGTGTATTTTTTAAGAAAAGATTTAAAGCATTAA